The Bradyrhizobium oligotrophicum S58 genome contains the following window.
ATCGGGCCAGTCAGCACGCATCGCGGCCCACAGATCGTAGGTCTGGTAACAGACGCTTTCGAGCGTGGCATGCGCGAGCTCCGCCGGGCCGGTGTTCCGGGTCAGGCCGAACAGCGCGCCGCGCACGCGCGGATTCCAATACGGCGCCCCTAAGCCGACGAAGGCCGGCACGAGATAGACCGACTGCATCGAATCCGACTTGTCGGCGAGCGGGCCGGTCTCGGCGGCATGCTTGATGATGCCGAGCCCGTCGCGCAGCCACTGCACGGCGGAGCCGGCGACGAAAATCGAGCCTTCGAGCGCGTAGGTCCTGACGCCGTTGAGCTGATAGGCGATGGTGGTCAGCAGCTTGTTGTTCGACTTCACCGGCGTGGCGCCGGTGTTGAGCAGCGCGAAGCAGCCGGTGCCATAGGTCGACTTCATCATGCCCGGCGTAAAGCAGGCCTGTCCGATGGTCGCCGCCTGCTGGTCGCCGGCGATGCCCGCGACCTTGATCGGGCCGCCGAACAAATCCGGCGTGGTGGTGCCGAAATCGGCGGAGGAATCCTTCACTTCAGGGAGCATCGAGCGCGGTACGCGCAGCAGCTCAGGCAGCGAATCGTCCCACTGCCCGGTGTGGATGTTGAACAGCAAGGTGCGCGAGGCGTTGGTGGCGTCTGTCGCATGCACCTTGCCGCCGGTGAGGCGCCACAGCAGGTAGCAGTCGACGGTGCCGAACAGCAGCTCGCCGCGCTCGGCGCGCTCGCGGGCGCCCGGCACGTGGTCGAGGATCCAGGCCACCTTGGTGCCGGAGAAATAGGGATCGATGATCAGGCCGGTCCTGGCGCTGACATCGGGCTCGTGGCCGTCTGCCTTGAGCTTGGCGCAGATGTCGGCGGTGCGACGGTCCTGCCAGACGATGGCGCGATGGACGGCCTGGCCGGTGGCACGGTCCCACACCACGGTGGTCTCGCGCTGATTGGTGATGCCGATCGCGGCGATGTCCTTCGCCGTGAGGCCCGCCTTATCCAGCGCGTCGCGGCAGGTCATCACCGTCGAGGTCCAGATGTCCTCCGGCTCGTGCTCGACCCAGCCCGAGGCCGGGAAATGCTGCGGAAATTCCTGCTGCGCGACCGCGGCAATCGAGATGTCGGAGCGGAACACCATCGCGCGCGAGGACGTGGTGCCCTGATCGATGGCCAGCACGAAGGACATGGGCGGTTCTTCCCGGGAGGTTGACGACGTTGGGGCGAGAAGCAAGCGGATCATGAGCACGAGGTCAAGATGGAGCGGCGCGTGGAATGCCCGCCCTCCCCTGGAGGGGGAGGGTGAACACCGCAATCAGCACCGCCGCTCGGACACGAGAGCGGCTACACCGCCGCCGTCGTTACGCCACCGTCCACGACGATCGTCTGTCCCGTCATGAAGGTCGACCCATCCGAGGCCAGATAGGCCACCGCGCCGGCGATCTCGTGGGGCTCGCCGATGCGGCGGAGCGGCGTCGTCGCGCAGCGCTGCTTGAGGCGCGCCTCGTCTTCCCACAGCGCGCGGGCGAAATCGGTCTTGACCAGGCCCGGCGCGACGCAATTGATGCGCACGCCCTGCGGGCCCCATTCGCCGGCGAGGCTGCGGCACAGCGAGAAATCGGCGGCCTTGGAGATGCCGTAGGCGCCGATCACGGTCGAACCGCGCAAGCCCCCAATCGAGGAGACGATGACGACCGAACCTTTGCCGCGCGCGGCCATCGGCGGGATCGCCTTGGCGCAGAGCCACAGATTGCTCTTGACGTTGGATGCCATGATCTTGTCGAAGGCTTCGTCGGTGATGTCCAGCAGCGGGCCGTAATACGGGTTCACCGCGGCGTTGCAGACGAGGATGTCGACCTGGCCGTAATGTTCGACCGCGCCATCGATCAGCGCATCGACCTCGGCGCGGCGCGAGATGTTGCAGGGGATGACGTGGGCGTCGCCGCCATTGGCGCGGATGCCGCTCGCGACCTCCTCGCAGGCCTCGGCCTTGCGGCTGGAGATCACCACCTTGGCGCCGAGCTGCGCCAGCAACTCCGCCGACGCGCGACCGATGCCGCGGCTGGAGCCCGTGATGACGGCGACCTCGCCGGAGAGGTTGAAGGGATTGGGGGCCATGTCTCGTTCCTCGGCAGCGGCCTCGTAGCCCGGATGAGCGCAGCGATATCCGGGTTCACACGAACTTTGGCGGAGAACCCGGATGTCGCTGCGCTCATCCGGGCTACGAATTCTGCTCTGCCGTCATTGCGAGCGAAGCGAAGCAATCCAGGGCCGCGTGCGCGACTCTGGATTGCTTCGTCGCTTCGCTTCTCGCAATGACGGAGTCACTTGGAGAGCTAGATCAACCCACCCGCCTCGCTGACGCGGCGCATGTGGTAGTCGGTGTCGCCGAAGGTGGTCTCGATCATCGTCAGACGCTTGAAGTAGTGGCCGATCTTGGCCTCCATCGTCATGCCGATGCCGCCATGGAGCTGGATCGCCTGCTGGCCGACGAACTTGGCCGATTTGCCGATCTGCACTTTCGCTGCGGCGATGGACGTTGCGCGCTCCCGGGCGTCGTCGAAATCGGCGGCCATGGTGGCGAACATCGACATCGAGCGGGCCTGCTCCAGCGCCACGAACATGTCGGACGCGCGGTGCTGCAGCGACTGGAACGAGCCGATCGCGACGCCGAACTGCTTGCGCGTCTTGATGTACTCGACCGTGGTCGAGAGCGACTCGTCCATCAGGCCGACGGCTTCGGCGCACAGCGCGATGCGGGCCTCGTCGACGACACGCTCGATCAGCGGCAGGCCATCAGCGGGATCGCCGATCACGGCATCAGCACCGACCTCGACACCGGTGAAGGCGATATCGGCCGCGTGCAGTCCGTCCTGGGTCGGATAGCCCTTGCGGGTGACACCCTTGGCATCAGCGGGAACGATGAACACGC
Protein-coding sequences here:
- the glpK gene encoding glycerol kinase GlpK, which gives rise to MSFVLAIDQGTTSSRAMVFRSDISIAAVAQQEFPQHFPASGWVEHEPEDIWTSTVMTCRDALDKAGLTAKDIAAIGITNQRETTVVWDRATGQAVHRAIVWQDRRTADICAKLKADGHEPDVSARTGLIIDPYFSGTKVAWILDHVPGARERAERGELLFGTVDCYLLWRLTGGKVHATDATNASRTLLFNIHTGQWDDSLPELLRVPRSMLPEVKDSSADFGTTTPDLFGGPIKVAGIAGDQQAATIGQACFTPGMMKSTYGTGCFALLNTGATPVKSNNKLLTTIAYQLNGVRTYALEGSIFVAGSAVQWLRDGLGIIKHAAETGPLADKSDSMQSVYLVPAFVGLGAPYWNPRVRGALFGLTRNTGPAELAHATLESVCYQTYDLWAAMRADWPDASAATIVLRVDGGMTASDWTMQRLADLLDAPVDRPMIQETTALGAAYLAGLHAGVYPDPEKFADNWRLEHRFRPAMSAATRQRKLAGWARAVKGVLASDEGE
- a CDS encoding SDR family NAD(P)-dependent oxidoreductase; translated protein: MAPNPFNLSGEVAVITGSSRGIGRASAELLAQLGAKVVISSRKAEACEEVASGIRANGGDAHVIPCNISRRAEVDALIDGAVEHYGQVDILVCNAAVNPYYGPLLDITDEAFDKIMASNVKSNLWLCAKAIPPMAARGKGSVVIVSSIGGLRGSTVIGAYGISKAADFSLCRSLAGEWGPQGVRINCVAPGLVKTDFARALWEDEARLKQRCATTPLRRIGEPHEIAGAVAYLASDGSTFMTGQTIVVDGGVTTAAV
- the pimD gene encoding pimeloyl-CoA dehydrogenase small subunit, translating into MDFDLSEEQRLLKDSIDGLLADAYDFDKRKLYMKEKGGWSRTMWSKLAEQGLLGLPFSEDDGGFGAGGVETMIVMEAMGRALVLEPYLATVVLSGGFLRHGGSAAQKAAHLPGIIDGSKTFAFAQLEKQSRYDLFDVATSAKKKGDGWVIDGEKFVVLNGENADTLIVTARTAGGQRDKSGIGVFIVPADAKGVTRKGYPTQDGLHAADIAFTGVEVGADAVIGDPADGLPLIERVVDEARIALCAEAVGLMDESLSTTVEYIKTRKQFGVAIGSFQSLQHRASDMFVALEQARSMSMFATMAADFDDARERATSIAAAKVQIGKSAKFVGQQAIQLHGGIGMTMEAKIGHYFKRLTMIETTFGDTDYHMRRVSEAGGLI